The following proteins come from a genomic window of Paenibacillus spongiae:
- a CDS encoding alpha-L-fucosidase, whose translation MGNPNTDWLKEAKYGISHHFLSNYINRVASGPEEQWKDTESWDDVIDGFDAAGYARQVAESGAGFVLLTLGQNSGYHLSPNAAYDRIAGLQPGERCSRRDLPMDIADALEPYGIRLMLYLPVNPPHSAHQREGDYAVTKAFGYTPGMDGAPSQETQEKWQAVIREWSDRYGAKLAGWWFDGLFPHVVKGTYDDPSNRYNYGTLAEAARSGNANRIITFNPGVELTNASYTPYEDYSAGETNAPGHVPSNGRWVDAAERIQYFIFTFLGSFDPYWAGWGNKGVNFDTKELTGWVKEVTDKEGSVCLDTKVNRFGQIDPQQLEQLKAIKATIRG comes from the coding sequence ATGGGGAATCCGAATACGGATTGGCTGAAAGAGGCCAAGTACGGCATTTCGCATCACTTTCTTTCCAACTATATCAACCGTGTGGCAAGCGGTCCGGAGGAGCAATGGAAGGACACGGAGAGCTGGGACGACGTTATCGATGGATTTGACGCGGCCGGCTATGCCAGACAGGTGGCTGAGAGCGGAGCTGGCTTCGTCTTGCTGACGCTCGGGCAGAATAGCGGGTACCATCTGTCTCCGAATGCAGCTTATGACCGGATTGCGGGCTTGCAGCCCGGCGAGAGATGCTCAAGGCGGGACTTGCCGATGGACATTGCCGATGCCTTGGAACCGTACGGAATACGGCTCATGCTTTACCTTCCGGTCAATCCGCCTCACTCGGCCCACCAGAGGGAAGGCGATTATGCCGTTACGAAAGCGTTCGGCTATACGCCAGGCATGGATGGGGCGCCATCCCAGGAAACGCAGGAAAAGTGGCAGGCGGTCATCCGGGAATGGTCGGACCGTTACGGCGCCAAGCTGGCGGGCTGGTGGTTCGACGGGCTGTTTCCGCATGTCGTGAAGGGCACTTACGACGACCCGTCCAACCGGTATAATTACGGGACGCTCGCCGAAGCCGCGAGAAGCGGGAACGCCAATCGCATTATTACGTTTAATCCGGGCGTCGAGCTGACGAATGCGTCCTATACCCCTTACGAGGATTATTCGGCGGGCGAAACCAACGCCCCGGGGCATGTTCCATCGAACGGCAGATGGGTAGACGCCGCGGAGCGCATCCAGTACTTTATCTTTACGTTTCTCGGTTCGTTCGATCCTTATTGGGCAGGCTGGGGCAATAAAGGCGTAAACTTCGATACGAAGGAGCTCACAGGCTGGGTAAAGGAAGTAACGGATAAGGAAGGAAGCGTTTGTCTGGATACGAAAGTGAACCGGTTCGGCCAAATCGATCCGCAGCAATTGGAGCAGCTGAAAGCGATTAAGGCGACGATTCGGGGTTAA
- a CDS encoding carbohydrate ABC transporter permease — protein MGKRNSMMRKEAMVGYLFASPWFIGLVLFTLFPIAASIRYSFMDYNILQPPVWVGLDNYKALFQDELFWISLYNTFYYVFLSVPLTMIIGLAIAMLLNADIKGIALYRTLYYMPSIVPLVAASILWAWMFDPNFGILTNIVQFFGLPAPGWLSDPAWAKNSLILMSLWGAGGGMIIYLAGLKNIPKVYYEAAEIDGAGVIHRFFKITLPLLSPTLFFQLIIGIIGSFQVFTQSFMITGGGPNDSTLFYVLYLYNNAFRFWKMGYASALAWVLFVIIMVFTWINFKLSKKWVHYDQM, from the coding sequence TTGGGTAAACGGAACAGCATGATGCGCAAGGAAGCGATGGTCGGTTATTTATTTGCTTCCCCGTGGTTTATCGGCTTGGTTTTATTTACATTGTTTCCTATTGCGGCATCGATAAGATACAGTTTCATGGATTACAATATCCTCCAGCCTCCCGTCTGGGTCGGTCTCGATAATTATAAAGCTCTGTTTCAAGACGAATTGTTCTGGATTTCGCTTTACAACACCTTTTATTACGTCTTCCTGAGCGTACCGCTGACGATGATCATCGGACTGGCGATTGCCATGCTGCTTAATGCCGATATTAAGGGAATTGCCTTATATCGGACCTTGTATTATATGCCGTCTATTGTCCCGCTTGTAGCGGCATCGATTTTATGGGCATGGATGTTCGATCCGAATTTCGGGATCCTGACCAATATCGTTCAATTCTTCGGTTTGCCGGCGCCCGGCTGGTTGTCCGATCCGGCTTGGGCGAAGAACTCCTTGATCTTAATGTCGTTATGGGGCGCCGGCGGAGGCATGATCATCTATCTGGCCGGACTGAAAAATATACCGAAAGTATATTACGAGGCGGCGGAAATCGACGGAGCCGGCGTCATCCACCGGTTTTTCAAAATAACGCTGCCGCTCTTGAGCCCGACGCTGTTCTTTCAGCTGATTATCGGGATTATCGGAAGCTTTCAGGTCTTTACCCAATCGTTCATGATTACGGGCGGCGGCCCGAACGATTCGACGCTATTCTATGTTTTGTATCTATATAACAATGCGTTTCGCTTTTGGAAGATGGGTTACGCTTCAGCGCTGGCATGGGTGCTTTTCGTCATTATCATGGTCTTTACCTGGATCAATTTCAAGCTTTCAAAAAAATGGGTGCACTATGATCAGATGTAA
- a CDS encoding AraC family transcriptional regulator, which yields MPKQSDKFSTPKNAHLMESEREIRFELPFEMDFENLSYIGVVLHETWGVNEHHHEHFELCYVESGQGWFTINDSLYTVSKGDLFLTKPGESHQGAASGELPFRLYYLGFNLEQMRSLEIEYYRIGFNRVEKDENHFIKYLFDSIVDEVRMKRQLSKMMVEGMFIQLLVTIVRIYNADNKGHTEGRKLATVIIDILNYLHSDIRADHNVADLSQRFHISRSHLAREFKQHMGVNIGVYIRSLCLDKAKHLLRETNESVCAIAETLNFTSIHTFSIFFKRHTGTPPVEYRKQNICSKVVK from the coding sequence ATGCCAAAGCAATCCGATAAATTTTCTACGCCTAAGAACGCGCATTTAATGGAATCGGAAAGGGAAATCCGTTTCGAACTGCCTTTCGAAATGGATTTTGAAAATTTATCGTATATCGGCGTGGTTCTTCACGAAACTTGGGGAGTAAATGAACATCACCATGAGCACTTTGAACTGTGTTATGTGGAGAGCGGACAAGGGTGGTTCACCATTAATGACTCGCTGTATACGGTGAGTAAAGGCGATTTATTCCTGACTAAGCCCGGCGAGAGCCATCAAGGAGCGGCTTCCGGGGAGCTGCCTTTTCGCCTCTATTACCTCGGTTTCAATCTCGAACAGATGAGAAGCCTGGAGATCGAATATTACCGAATCGGCTTTAACCGCGTGGAAAAAGACGAGAACCATTTCATTAAATATTTATTCGATAGCATTGTCGACGAGGTTCGCATGAAACGCCAGCTAAGCAAGATGATGGTCGAAGGGATGTTTATTCAGCTTTTGGTCACGATCGTGCGAATCTATAATGCGGACAATAAGGGACACACGGAAGGGAGAAAGCTGGCAACGGTCATCATCGATATATTAAATTATTTGCATTCCGATATTCGGGCCGATCACAATGTCGCAGATCTCAGTCAACGGTTTCATATTAGCCGCTCTCATTTGGCGCGCGAATTTAAGCAGCACATGGGCGTAAACATCGGCGTATATATACGATCGCTTTGTCTGGATAAAGCCAAGCACTTGCTGCGGGAAACGAACGAATCGGTGTGCGCGATTGCGGAAACACTGAACTTCACCTCCATTCATACGTTCAGTATTTTTTTTAAAAGGCACACAGGTACTCCTCCGGTTGAATACCGCAAGCAGAATATCTGCTCGAAAGTAGTTAAATAG
- a CDS encoding alpha-L-fucosidase: protein MTHNNIPIPEPRIAHFEQLGFGMFIHWGLYSQLGQGEWIQHLGSIPMPEYVKLQDTFTAADFDAKEIARIAKKSGMNYITITTRHHDGFSLYDTRGLNEYDAPHSPAGRDLIAEFVTACREEDLLPMLYHTTLDWHEESFKNDFDAYLEYLYKSVEILCTHYGKIGGLWFDGNWSKPDADWKLDELYSMIRRLQPDALIINNTGLDQRGATGHPEIDSVTYEQGRPEPMNREGMPKYVAAEMCETINDHWGIGSIDFAYKSVPYLIESLCACRKVGANYLLNVGPTATGRIVPIQQHLLETVGEWIALHNKPVYEGKPSDVKGEGSNFVLETLDGKLYAFIYNLKISGHDNVTVGGGGAGDKTFTGLSRKISSIRWLDNGEKLQFKQDESAGSFTFNATGYPYGINLVVRVAEIEAESI from the coding sequence ATGACACATAACAATATACCGATACCGGAGCCCCGAATCGCACATTTTGAGCAGTTGGGCTTCGGAATGTTTATTCATTGGGGCTTATATTCACAGCTAGGACAAGGCGAATGGATTCAACATTTGGGCAGCATCCCGATGCCGGAATACGTAAAGCTGCAGGACACGTTCACCGCTGCCGACTTTGATGCCAAAGAAATCGCACGCATCGCCAAAAAATCCGGCATGAACTATATTACGATTACAACCCGCCATCACGACGGCTTCTCCTTGTACGACACGCGGGGGCTGAATGAATACGACGCACCGCACAGCCCGGCTGGACGCGACTTGATCGCCGAATTCGTAACGGCCTGCCGTGAGGAAGATTTGCTTCCGATGCTGTACCACACGACACTGGATTGGCATGAGGAAAGCTTCAAAAACGATTTCGACGCCTATCTCGAATACTTGTACAAGTCCGTTGAAATCTTGTGTACCCATTACGGGAAAATCGGCGGATTATGGTTTGACGGCAACTGGAGCAAACCGGATGCAGATTGGAAGCTTGACGAGCTGTACAGCATGATTCGACGACTTCAGCCAGACGCGCTCATTATCAATAACACGGGGCTGGATCAACGCGGAGCGACGGGACACCCGGAAATCGATAGCGTGACTTATGAGCAAGGGCGTCCTGAGCCGATGAACCGGGAAGGCATGCCGAAATACGTTGCGGCCGAAATGTGTGAAACGATCAATGATCATTGGGGCATCGGCAGCATCGATTTCGCGTACAAATCAGTGCCGTATTTGATCGAGAGCTTGTGCGCCTGCCGCAAAGTGGGGGCGAACTATTTGTTGAACGTAGGGCCAACCGCAACAGGCCGCATTGTGCCGATTCAGCAACATTTGCTGGAGACGGTCGGCGAGTGGATTGCCCTTCACAACAAGCCGGTCTACGAAGGCAAACCAAGCGACGTGAAGGGCGAAGGGAGCAACTTCGTTCTGGAAACGTTGGACGGTAAGCTGTATGCGTTCATCTACAATTTGAAAATTAGCGGCCACGACAATGTAACCGTTGGCGGCGGAGGAGCTGGGGACAAAACCTTCACCGGGCTCTCGCGCAAAATCAGTTCGATTCGTTGGCTCGATAATGGAGAAAAGCTGCAATTCAAGCAGGATGAATCTGCTGGTTCATTTACCTTTAACGCAACGGGGTATCCGTACGGGATTAATCTGGTCGTGCGGGTAGCGGAAATCGAAGCTGAATCCATATAA
- a CDS encoding carbohydrate ABC transporter permease: protein MASLDLSNRQADKTIRYSAKGFRAGWSSAVQHAVLLAGSIIFVFPLLWLVSTSLKSELQVFKVPPELIPKPFEWSNYVDMWTYFPFFQFLENTMIIVVLSMAGVLVTAPLVGYAFARLRWPGRDLSFMLLLATMMLPSQVTMIPLYLLFNQLGWVNTFLPLWVPAWFGGGAFNVFLIRQFLMSIPRDLEESAFIDGGGYATIYVRIMLPLIQPVIMTIAIFQFMGAWNDFVGPLIYLNDQSKFTLSLGLRVFQQQTGNSQGEIGMMMAATTIMIIPVIAFFFLAQKKFIEGVVLTGIKA from the coding sequence ATGGCTAGTCTGGATTTGAGTAACCGCCAGGCCGACAAGACAATCAGATATTCGGCGAAAGGATTTCGGGCCGGATGGTCCAGTGCCGTTCAGCATGCCGTTCTATTGGCGGGAAGCATCATCTTCGTATTTCCTCTTTTGTGGCTGGTCTCGACCTCGCTGAAGTCCGAGCTTCAAGTGTTCAAGGTTCCTCCGGAGTTGATTCCGAAACCGTTCGAATGGAGCAATTATGTCGATATGTGGACGTACTTCCCGTTCTTTCAGTTTCTTGAGAACACGATGATCATTGTCGTGCTCAGCATGGCCGGCGTTCTGGTCACGGCGCCTCTGGTCGGATATGCATTTGCCCGGTTAAGATGGCCTGGCCGCGATCTGTCGTTTATGCTGCTGCTTGCAACTATGATGCTTCCAAGTCAAGTGACGATGATTCCGCTATACTTGCTCTTTAATCAATTGGGATGGGTCAACACGTTCTTGCCGCTATGGGTCCCTGCCTGGTTTGGGGGAGGAGCGTTCAACGTCTTCTTGATCCGTCAGTTTCTCATGTCGATTCCGCGGGATCTTGAAGAGAGCGCCTTCATTGACGGGGGCGGCTATGCGACGATTTATGTCCGTATTATGCTTCCATTAATACAACCCGTAATTATGACGATAGCGATCTTTCAATTCATGGGAGCATGGAATGATTTCGTAGGCCCTCTCATTTACTTGAACGATCAGTCGAAATTCACACTCTCTCTGGGTCTGAGGGTTTTTCAGCAGCAGACGGGCAATTCGCAGGGTGAGATCGGCATGATGATGGCCGCGACGACCATTATGATCATACCTGTCATCGCGTTCTTCTTCTTAGCGCAGAAGAAGTTCATCGAAGGCGTAGTATTGACCGGGATTAAGGCTTAA
- a CDS encoding chemotaxis protein CheW yields the protein MNHSAHEQYVEFGVGEENYAIQISDVHEIIKMQDITDIPNCPYYVEGVINLRGRIVPIISLRSLFAIGEEPFTKTTRIVVVHHKDDSVGIIVDRVNQVAVYADIQTPPERVGGISETYFVGIGIAAAGLVGILKLDEVLIRE from the coding sequence ATGAATCATTCGGCACATGAGCAGTATGTCGAGTTTGGCGTCGGAGAAGAAAACTATGCAATCCAAATATCGGATGTGCACGAAATTATTAAAATGCAGGATATAACAGATATTCCCAACTGTCCCTATTATGTGGAGGGTGTGATCAATCTTCGGGGGCGGATCGTTCCGATTATCAGCTTGCGCAGCTTATTCGCGATCGGGGAAGAGCCTTTCACCAAGACGACGCGGATCGTGGTCGTCCACCATAAGGACGATTCGGTCGGCATCATTGTCGACCGCGTGAATCAAGTCGCGGTCTATGCGGATATTCAAACGCCTCCAGAACGCGTAGGCGGCATAAGCGAGACTTATTTTGTCGGAATCGGCATCGCTGCAGCAGGACTGGTAGGGATATTAAAGCTGGATGAAGTGCTGATCAGAGAATAA
- a CDS encoding phage shock protein B has protein sequence MKQISKAVVLLACAIGLTACGAVPSSGQDEASPLENGAIVQPEIAAAGTKPAEQPPSLTKDDADRLKRLDQRVHRLEERIRMLEKALAADTPEKAVEMWAAAIDARNGAWEYAMLHPDNRAGQLKMFEAGDWMTGVSSPWLERYKIGKGVKQKDGSYLFEVRFDYRTSDTMGKKIDWSDIEAARVTVRKSGANWYVVQ, from the coding sequence GTGAAGCAAATATCGAAGGCCGTCGTATTGCTCGCTTGCGCAATCGGACTGACGGCTTGCGGGGCGGTGCCGTCCTCCGGACAGGACGAAGCGTCGCCGTTGGAGAATGGCGCGATCGTGCAGCCGGAAATCGCGGCGGCCGGAACGAAACCCGCGGAACAGCCGCCGAGCCTGACGAAGGACGATGCGGACAGATTGAAGCGGCTGGATCAGCGCGTGCACAGACTGGAGGAGCGGATCCGCATGCTGGAGAAAGCTTTGGCGGCGGATACACCGGAGAAAGCAGTCGAGATGTGGGCAGCCGCGATCGACGCCCGCAATGGCGCCTGGGAATACGCGATGCTCCATCCTGACAACCGCGCCGGCCAGCTGAAAATGTTCGAGGCCGGCGATTGGATGACGGGCGTGTCCAGCCCTTGGCTGGAGCGCTACAAAATCGGCAAGGGCGTCAAACAGAAAGACGGATCGTATCTGTTCGAGGTGCGATTCGATTACCGGACCTCGGATACGATGGGCAAGAAGATCGATTGGTCCGACATTGAGGCAGCACGCGTAACGGTACGCAAGAGCGGCGCAAATTGGTATGTCGTGCAATAA
- a CDS encoding NADPH-dependent FMN reductase, which translates to MSKLNIGIILGSTRQGRLSPQVGEWVKKIADQRGDANYEIVDIADYKLPLLGEADASEQAAAWNAKLASLDGFVFIVQEYNHSITGALKNALDYARDAWNNKAAGIVSYGSVGGARAAEHLRGILGELSVADVRIHPALSLFTDFENLMDQEKETVFKPADLHLVNLNGMLDQVLAWSGALKTLR; encoded by the coding sequence ATGTCGAAATTAAATATCGGAATTATTCTTGGAAGCACGCGTCAAGGCCGTCTGAGCCCGCAAGTAGGGGAATGGGTAAAGAAAATCGCCGATCAGCGCGGTGACGCAAATTATGAAATCGTCGATATTGCGGACTACAAGCTTCCGCTGTTGGGCGAGGCCGATGCTTCCGAGCAAGCGGCAGCGTGGAATGCCAAGCTGGCCAGCTTGGACGGCTTCGTATTCATCGTTCAGGAATACAACCACAGCATTACGGGAGCATTGAAGAACGCGCTTGATTATGCTCGTGATGCTTGGAACAATAAAGCGGCAGGTATCGTGAGCTACGGTTCCGTAGGCGGCGCCCGCGCAGCCGAGCATCTGCGCGGAATCTTGGGCGAGCTGTCCGTAGCGGACGTTCGCATACATCCGGCATTGTCCCTGTTCACCGATTTCGAGAATCTCATGGATCAAGAGAAAGAAACGGTATTCAAACCAGCCGATCTGCATCTCGTCAACTTGAACGGCATGCTTGACCAAGTTCTTGCATGGAGCGGCGCATTGAAAACATTGCGCTAA
- a CDS encoding ABC transporter substrate-binding protein — MKKILLSALVALMVLIVGAGCSSSTNKPEDSNGKSGGKTKVIVWGLDPMAVGSGNKEMIEEFNKTHAGIEIVPQSMPGSGGYDTQDLSKLTAAIASGSPPDVVNLNAPFIMEVASRGILMPLDEYIEKSNFDLSRFYPYTVKEMTFQGKIWGLPVGIDDRILYYNKDMMANAGLDPESPPVTWDELLEYGQKMTIKDDKGGFKQIGFIPNFGNSWLYLYSIQNNGKYLDDEGKKVLLNSPENVEALEFMVKGYDMLGGAKKINAYSSTFQGGANDPFLTGKVAMVTNGNWAIADIARFAPNLNFGVAMPPTPTGADFKTWSGGWSWGIPKGAKNPEAAFEVVSWLTTEGPKFSAEGAAKYNAEQKRITIPSWTANIDTNQFLMEKYVDQLDNQRIKDAVKFSMDALEHSISLPVSPVGQLLWSEHARAIDEAIYHKGEPQEILDAAAKKVQEELDKFWKNNKSIE, encoded by the coding sequence GTGAAAAAAATATTATTAAGCGCATTGGTTGCATTAATGGTTCTTATTGTTGGCGCGGGCTGCAGCTCTTCCACGAATAAACCGGAAGACTCGAACGGCAAATCGGGGGGGAAAACGAAAGTCATCGTATGGGGTCTTGATCCGATGGCAGTTGGAAGCGGCAACAAAGAGATGATCGAAGAGTTTAACAAGACCCATGCCGGCATTGAGATTGTCCCGCAATCGATGCCGGGGTCCGGCGGATACGATACGCAAGATTTGAGCAAGCTGACCGCGGCTATCGCTTCCGGTTCGCCGCCGGATGTCGTCAATTTGAATGCCCCGTTTATTATGGAAGTCGCTTCGCGGGGGATCCTGATGCCGCTGGATGAATATATTGAGAAGTCCAATTTCGACTTGAGCAGGTTTTACCCGTATACCGTGAAGGAGATGACGTTCCAAGGGAAAATATGGGGACTCCCGGTCGGTATCGACGATCGTATTCTGTACTACAACAAAGACATGATGGCTAACGCCGGCCTTGATCCCGAAAGTCCTCCTGTGACATGGGACGAGCTGCTCGAATACGGTCAGAAGATGACGATCAAGGATGATAAGGGCGGGTTCAAACAAATCGGATTCATCCCGAACTTCGGGAACAGCTGGCTCTATCTGTATTCCATCCAGAATAACGGCAAATACCTGGATGACGAAGGGAAGAAAGTACTGCTGAATTCGCCCGAGAATGTCGAAGCGCTTGAGTTTATGGTCAAAGGCTACGATATGCTGGGCGGAGCCAAGAAGATTAACGCTTATTCATCCACCTTTCAAGGCGGGGCGAATGATCCGTTCCTGACGGGCAAGGTTGCGATGGTAACGAACGGCAACTGGGCGATTGCGGATATTGCGAGATTCGCGCCGAATCTCAATTTCGGCGTTGCGATGCCTCCTACACCGACAGGCGCGGATTTCAAGACATGGAGCGGCGGCTGGTCATGGGGGATTCCGAAAGGAGCCAAGAACCCCGAAGCGGCCTTCGAAGTGGTGAGCTGGCTGACAACCGAAGGTCCGAAGTTCAGTGCTGAAGGTGCAGCCAAGTATAATGCCGAACAAAAACGGATTACGATCCCGTCTTGGACCGCCAATATAGACACGAACCAATTCCTTATGGAAAAGTATGTGGATCAGCTGGACAATCAAAGGATTAAAGATGCCGTCAAGTTTTCCATGGACGCTCTCGAGCATTCCATCAGCCTGCCGGTATCTCCGGTCGGGCAGCTCTTATGGTCCGAGCATGCGAGGGCAATTGACGAAGCCATCTACCATAAGGGAGAGCCACAAGAGATTCTGGACGCCGCTGCGAAAAAAGTACAGGAAGAGCTCGATAAATTCTGGAAGAACAACAAGAGCATCGAGTAA